The following are encoded in a window of Acidimicrobiia bacterium genomic DNA:
- a CDS encoding aminoglycoside phosphotransferase family protein: MTLPDRVVVEWVNRSLPGIRRWDPIGGATTADLWKVSNDDGRWVVKVFASSGFVAEYPDCVDHAVAAMQFVRTHSDLQVPEVVDADPTGDLAGSPAILMTSLGGVPLEAPSRRVFDRIIDVADQVHSLPTAGFGWRHHRYNDPSDTFTPDWFGDSGLFGELAARSAAAVSDGVFIHRDFHPGNLLFDGDLVVGTVDWDYACIGPSGEDFGRTWLNLAADYGRRIGSVFASRAARRLDPAWAAAAWIDWLPFYEGGESVQGWGTPEERRGFESVGRWTVDLG; this comes from the coding sequence GTGACTCTGCCTGACCGTGTGGTCGTCGAGTGGGTTAACCGGTCGCTACCCGGTATCCGCCGATGGGACCCGATCGGAGGCGCAACGACGGCCGACCTGTGGAAGGTGTCCAACGATGACGGGCGCTGGGTGGTCAAGGTGTTTGCGAGCTCCGGTTTCGTCGCCGAATATCCCGATTGTGTCGACCATGCCGTCGCAGCCATGCAGTTCGTACGGACCCATTCAGATCTTCAGGTCCCCGAGGTCGTGGACGCCGATCCGACGGGTGACCTGGCGGGCTCTCCTGCGATTCTCATGACATCCCTCGGCGGCGTTCCCCTCGAAGCCCCGAGCCGCCGTGTATTCGATCGGATCATCGACGTAGCAGATCAAGTCCACAGCCTTCCGACCGCCGGATTTGGGTGGCGTCATCACCGATATAATGATCCATCCGACACATTCACTCCGGACTGGTTTGGTGATTCGGGCCTATTCGGCGAACTGGCCGCCCGCTCGGCCGCCGCGGTGAGCGACGGGGTGTTCATTCACCGGGATTTTCATCCTGGAAACCTGCTCTTCGATGGCGATCTCGTCGTCGGCACGGTTGATTGGGACTATGCCTGCATCGGTCCGTCCGGCGAAGACTTTGGTCGAACCTGGCTCAATCTGGCTGCGGATTACGGCCGGCGAATCGGCTCGGTATTTGCGAGTCGGGCGGCCCGCCGGTTGGATCCGGCGTGGGCGGCGGCTGCCTGGATTGACTGGTTACCGTTTTACGAGGGAGGCGAGTCCGTGCAGGGGTGGGGGACTCCCGAAGAACGCCGTGGGTTCGAGTCGGTTGGCCGGTGGACGGTCGATCTGGGCTAG
- a CDS encoding MMPL family transporter — MDRIASFIVKRAKLILVATAILSLLSVGMLFRLDFNADVSSFILEGNATGEVFANLQEKYTAKDPITIVATAEPDAPFNTPEGLARLAELQSAIAATDAVESVASILPGINPLTGAPITPEDLRKLPGPAVDSLLQSNPTTGLLLSDDFLDTLVIVTPGTDGMSSARNLADLVAPDGIELTLAGNPVIFASVVDLLSLFLLLIPPAVIALMLAVFYANIGDRRLSALAMLPAILGSLWTFGLLFGLGKQIDIVTVIVPIFVIVMGSADGLHFVTHFQEEAHRTSDPTDLVASALKQVGVPMILTSVSTAAGFLSLLFTGVRPIAQLGTFSAIGITFAGIISLLSLPALLSHLTIKPDHQTAILGPWVTKGLQAMVKTRRPAILITVALIAFGAFTIPGLEVNSDQLFFFKDDDPVRLAFAKTEAAFGGATPLIGEFAYDQGAGTDQLAAIQEASKDLRSLPGVREVFSLADLEGRVPPEQFAAMLSGAVELPLGKMVSADGLRFVMFPEDFSTADLAEWQRYADSSSEVTALTGMPIVWDEIARLVVRSQVVSLIAAFVLVTIMLGLAYRRLRQTIASLVPIILTVSTLLGFLAVSNTHLNLMTAVLSSIVIGVGIDYAIHFIAAIDLARQEEPGTINRAIERAGRPIAANALGIAVAFTALWLSPLEIHHQLSVIMQVSMITAALAALVVIPALLRED; from the coding sequence ATGGATCGTATCGCCAGTTTCATCGTAAAACGAGCCAAGCTGATCCTCGTGGCAACCGCCATCTTGAGCTTGCTATCGGTCGGCATGCTCTTCCGACTCGATTTCAACGCTGACGTTTCGTCCTTCATCCTCGAGGGCAACGCCACGGGCGAGGTGTTCGCCAACCTTCAGGAGAAATACACCGCCAAGGATCCCATCACCATCGTGGCGACGGCCGAACCTGATGCGCCCTTCAACACTCCGGAAGGACTGGCCAGACTCGCCGAACTCCAATCAGCCATTGCCGCCACCGACGCCGTAGAGTCGGTCGCCTCGATCCTTCCGGGAATCAACCCGCTCACCGGGGCACCGATCACTCCCGAAGACCTCCGGAAGTTACCTGGCCCGGCCGTCGATAGTCTGCTCCAATCGAATCCCACCACCGGACTCTTGTTAAGTGACGACTTTCTGGACACCCTGGTGATCGTCACTCCCGGCACCGACGGCATGAGCTCGGCCCGCAACCTCGCCGACCTGGTTGCCCCCGATGGGATCGAGCTCACTCTGGCAGGCAACCCGGTCATTTTTGCCTCGGTCGTTGACCTTCTCTCTCTGTTTCTGTTGCTCATTCCACCGGCGGTAATCGCGCTGATGCTGGCCGTTTTCTACGCCAACATCGGTGATCGTCGCCTCTCCGCCCTGGCCATGTTGCCAGCCATTCTTGGCTCGTTGTGGACGTTCGGCCTGCTGTTCGGTCTTGGCAAACAGATAGACATTGTCACCGTGATCGTCCCAATTTTTGTCATTGTGATGGGTTCGGCGGACGGTCTCCACTTCGTAACGCACTTCCAGGAAGAAGCCCATCGCACCAGTGACCCCACCGATCTGGTCGCCTCAGCCTTGAAACAGGTCGGGGTACCGATGATCCTCACATCGGTTTCGACAGCTGCCGGCTTCCTATCGTTGCTGTTCACCGGGGTGAGGCCCATCGCTCAGCTGGGCACGTTCTCGGCGATCGGCATCACATTCGCCGGAATCATTTCCCTTTTGTCCCTTCCCGCCTTGTTGAGCCATCTCACGATCAAGCCAGACCATCAGACGGCCATTCTCGGCCCTTGGGTCACCAAGGGACTCCAGGCGATGGTCAAGACCAGGCGGCCGGCCATTCTCATCACCGTGGCCCTGATCGCCTTTGGGGCGTTCACCATTCCCGGCCTGGAAGTGAATTCGGACCAGTTGTTCTTCTTCAAAGATGACGACCCGGTCCGGTTGGCGTTTGCCAAAACCGAGGCTGCGTTCGGCGGGGCAACTCCGCTTATCGGGGAATTTGCCTATGACCAGGGCGCAGGAACCGACCAACTGGCCGCCATTCAGGAGGCCTCCAAGGACCTACGTTCGTTGCCGGGGGTCCGCGAAGTGTTTTCGCTGGCCGACCTTGAGGGCCGGGTACCACCCGAGCAATTCGCCGCGATGCTGTCCGGGGCAGTTGAGCTGCCACTTGGCAAGATGGTCAGTGCCGATGGGCTTCGGTTCGTCATGTTCCCTGAGGATTTTTCCACCGCTGATCTGGCCGAATGGCAACGCTATGCCGATTCCTCCTCTGAAGTCACCGCGCTCACCGGAATGCCCATCGTATGGGACGAGATCGCCCGCCTGGTCGTGAGGTCGCAGGTCGTTTCGCTCATCGCGGCCTTCGTTCTGGTGACCATCATGCTCGGACTCGCCTATCGACGACTCCGCCAAACGATCGCCTCACTTGTACCGATCATCCTCACGGTCTCAACCCTGCTCGGATTCCTGGCCGTTTCCAATACCCACCTCAACCTGATGACGGCCGTGTTGTCGAGCATCGTCATCGGAGTCGGGATCGATTACGCAATTCACTTCATCGCGGCCATCGATCTGGCCCGCCAGGAAGAACCGGGCACCATCAACCGGGCCATCGAGCGGGCCGGCCGACCGATCGCCGCCAACGCGCTCGGCATTGCCGTGGCCTTCACCGCCCTCTGGCTGTCACCGCTCGAGATTCATCACCAGTTGTCCGTGATCATGCAGGTGTCCATGATCACGGCGGCTCTGGCGGCCCTCGTGGTGATCCCCGCTTTGTTACGGGAGGACTAG